A stretch of Acidobacteriota bacterium DNA encodes these proteins:
- a CDS encoding heavy metal translocating P-type ATPase metal-binding domain-containing protein: MTTARGQQPVSAPGVACAHCGLSVPPGLVRPEESDQFCCNGCRQVYTLVREWGFGQYYRLVHRQQAALEPARVSGRSFEDFDDARAQGEATIAAGPDRQRTRLYLEGVQCAACVWLVEKLPAVLPGVDEVRLNYATGVAEVTWRPAHTRLSTVSKALDRLGYTPHLQRLGRGPEQPRHEDRRMVARLGVAAACAMNLMFVSGALYAGESSGMASPYETFFRWFSLVIAVPVLTFSARPFFQTAIAGLRMGLVHIDLPIAVALVVAAAASAWNTVTGHGPLWFDSLAMLVAALLGARVLQRGAHRAAVERANSLRDVAFLEFARRFDGDGPDAPVIEVPLAALAPGDRVEVRSGDLIPVDGVILNGRSSLSNAVLTGEATPQTVREGDTVTAGATNLGARLVVRVDAAGERTRVGALLAIVQDALSHKPALVQTTDRLARRFVHVLLVVAALTAAVTWAAYGPWVAMQRVVALLVVSCPCALGLAVPLAMSVALTRAARAGIFIKNPDALERLRHVETVLLDKTGTLTEGRATVARWHGDSSVFELARALEAESSHAVARAFQASSGRALQIVRTVHDAVESPGFGIAGRVDGHDVRVGTLAFASSSNAALPLAVAGAAAAMVTAGLSPVYVAIDGQVAGVAGIGDAIRPDAVPTIAALRARGIHVRILSGDHPDIVAALGARLGLAPEDAQGGLTPEAKRDIVAALAARPARTGTVVMVGDGVNDAAALALADVGVAVHGGTGASMMAADVVLTREGVAPLLEVLAGARRLRGVVRRNIAFSIFYNTAASSLAVAGMVSPLVAAVLMPVSSLTVVLSSAMTRTFARTRTTRMGAGA; encoded by the coding sequence ATGACCACCGCACGCGGTCAACAGCCGGTGTCGGCTCCGGGCGTCGCCTGTGCACACTGCGGCCTGTCCGTGCCGCCGGGACTTGTGCGTCCGGAGGAATCGGATCAGTTCTGTTGCAACGGTTGCCGCCAGGTCTATACCCTCGTGCGCGAGTGGGGATTCGGTCAGTACTACCGGCTCGTGCACCGGCAGCAGGCGGCGCTTGAACCTGCCAGGGTCAGCGGCCGCAGCTTCGAAGACTTTGATGACGCGCGGGCGCAGGGGGAAGCGACGATCGCGGCCGGTCCTGACCGCCAGCGCACGCGTTTGTACCTTGAGGGCGTCCAGTGCGCGGCCTGTGTGTGGCTTGTGGAAAAGCTGCCGGCCGTGCTGCCCGGGGTTGACGAGGTCAGGCTGAACTACGCCACCGGCGTCGCCGAGGTCACGTGGCGCCCGGCGCACACCCGGCTGTCGACGGTGAGCAAAGCACTGGACCGCCTGGGCTACACGCCGCACCTGCAGCGGCTTGGGCGTGGACCTGAACAACCGCGCCATGAAGATCGCCGGATGGTGGCCCGCCTCGGTGTGGCCGCCGCGTGTGCGATGAACCTGATGTTCGTCTCGGGCGCCCTGTATGCCGGCGAGTCCTCGGGCATGGCATCGCCCTACGAGACGTTCTTCAGGTGGTTCTCGCTCGTCATCGCCGTGCCGGTGCTGACGTTTTCGGCGCGGCCATTTTTCCAGACGGCCATCGCCGGCCTCCGCATGGGCCTGGTCCACATCGACCTCCCCATCGCCGTGGCCCTTGTTGTGGCGGCCGCGGCGAGCGCCTGGAATACGGTCACGGGCCACGGCCCTCTCTGGTTTGATTCACTGGCGATGCTGGTGGCTGCCCTGCTGGGCGCCCGCGTGCTGCAGCGCGGGGCGCACCGTGCTGCGGTTGAGCGCGCCAACAGCCTTCGCGACGTCGCCTTCCTCGAGTTTGCGCGCCGGTTCGACGGCGACGGCCCCGATGCACCGGTGATTGAAGTGCCCCTGGCGGCGCTCGCTCCGGGAGACCGCGTCGAGGTCAGGTCCGGCGATCTCATTCCGGTTGATGGCGTCATCCTCAACGGGCGGTCGTCACTGAGCAACGCCGTGCTCACCGGCGAAGCCACACCGCAAACCGTGCGCGAGGGCGACACCGTCACAGCGGGCGCCACCAATCTTGGCGCGCGTCTGGTGGTTCGGGTTGACGCCGCCGGAGAGCGCACCCGCGTGGGCGCCCTGCTCGCCATCGTGCAGGACGCGCTGTCGCACAAGCCGGCGTTGGTGCAGACCACGGACCGGCTCGCGCGGCGCTTTGTGCATGTGCTGCTGGTGGTGGCGGCGCTCACGGCCGCGGTGACCTGGGCGGCCTATGGGCCCTGGGTGGCCATGCAGCGAGTGGTGGCACTGCTCGTGGTCTCGTGCCCATGCGCACTCGGATTGGCGGTCCCACTCGCGATGTCGGTGGCGCTCACGCGCGCCGCCAGGGCCGGCATCTTCATCAAGAACCCCGATGCGCTCGAACGACTCCGTCATGTTGAGACGGTCCTGCTGGACAAGACGGGCACGCTGACCGAGGGTCGCGCCACCGTGGCGCGCTGGCACGGCGATTCGTCGGTGTTCGAGCTGGCGCGGGCGCTCGAGGCCGAGTCGTCCCACGCGGTGGCACGCGCCTTTCAGGCATCCAGCGGACGTGCTCTGCAAATCGTCCGAACGGTTCACGACGCCGTCGAGTCGCCTGGGTTTGGCATCGCCGGCCGGGTTGACGGCCACGACGTTCGCGTGGGCACTCTGGCGTTCGCCTCATCGTCGAACGCCGCGTTGCCCCTGGCGGTGGCGGGCGCGGCTGCCGCCATGGTGACCGCCGGCCTCAGCCCGGTGTATGTCGCCATCGATGGCCAGGTCGCTGGCGTGGCCGGCATCGGCGATGCCATTCGCCCGGACGCCGTGCCCACCATTGCGGCGCTGCGTGCGCGCGGCATCCACGTCCGCATCCTCTCGGGCGATCACCCGGACATCGTGGCCGCCCTGGGGGCGCGCCTCGGCCTCGCGCCTGAGGATGCGCAGGGTGGGCTCACCCCCGAAGCCAAGCGCGACATCGTCGCGGCATTGGCCGCGCGTCCCGCACGCACCGGGACGGTGGTGATGGTTGGTGACGGCGTCAACGACGCGGCCGCGCTCGCGCTCGCCGATGTCGGTGTGGCGGTCCACGGGGGCACCGGGGCGTCGATGATGGCGGCCGACGTGGTGCTCACTCGTGAGGGTGTGGCGCCGCTGCTTGAGGTGCTCGCCGGCGCACGGCGCCTTCGCGGTGTTGTTCGCCGCAACATCGCCTTCTCGATCTTCTACAACACGGCGGCCTCGTCCCTCGCGGTCGCCGGTATGGTGAGCCCGTTAGTTGCGGCCGTGCTGATGCCCGTGTCCTCACTGACGGTGGTGCTCTCATCGGCGATGACGCGCACCTTCGCGCGCACGCGTACGACCCGAATGGGGGCGGGCGCCTGA
- the ccoS gene encoding cbb3-type cytochrome oxidase assembly protein CcoS, whose protein sequence is MEALFVLLPLALLIAAIAVGFFVWAARTGQFDDLDTPAIRILFDDEEPSRRQESRLNTSTRRVDE, encoded by the coding sequence ATGGAGGCACTGTTCGTGCTGTTGCCCCTCGCCTTGCTCATTGCGGCGATCGCCGTCGGGTTCTTCGTGTGGGCCGCGCGCACCGGTCAGTTCGACGACCTCGACACGCCGGCCATCCGCATTCTGTTTGACGATGAGGAGCCGTCTCGTCGCCAGGAATCTCGACTGAACACTTCGACACGGAGAGTTGACGAATGA
- a CDS encoding cytochrome c3 family protein has protein sequence MKRPTVIRVVIVTIGLACIGTLSYALSNARQGYAPRQPIPFSHKRMAGAPDWQVDDKGVRVNLGGFGIPCVYCHTMPYKGRHSTVPSTAVCMNCHSTVGLNREWVLKLREYWASGEPIPWVKVHDLPDFVYYDHSAHLNAKDELGRPKLPLVDANGKPMVVCQNCHGDVANMEIVSVQTTFNMQWCVDCHRKPEMKASTDCITCHR, from the coding sequence ATGAAGAGGCCGACAGTGATACGTGTGGTGATCGTCACAATCGGGCTCGCATGCATCGGCACGCTGTCGTACGCGCTGAGCAATGCGCGCCAGGGATACGCGCCGCGCCAGCCCATCCCGTTTTCGCACAAACGCATGGCGGGAGCCCCCGACTGGCAGGTCGACGACAAAGGTGTGCGGGTCAACCTCGGCGGGTTTGGCATCCCCTGTGTGTATTGCCACACGATGCCCTACAAAGGCCGGCACTCGACGGTGCCGTCCACGGCCGTCTGCATGAACTGCCACTCAACGGTGGGTCTCAACCGCGAGTGGGTGCTGAAGTTGCGGGAGTACTGGGCCAGCGGAGAACCGATTCCGTGGGTGAAGGTGCACGACCTGCCGGACTTCGTGTACTACGACCACTCCGCGCATCTCAACGCCAAGGATGAACTCGGGCGGCCGAAGCTGCCGCTCGTGGACGCCAACGGCAAGCCCATGGTGGTGTGCCAGAACTGCCATGGCGACGTCGCCAACATGGAGATCGTGTCCGTGCAGACCACTTTCAACATGCAGTGGTGTGTGGACTGCCACCGGAAGCCTGAAATGAAGGCGTCCACCGATTGCATCACGTGCCACAGGTAG
- a CDS encoding 4Fe-4S dicluster domain-containing protein: protein MNEHDIASPQEGTGIDRREFLRLTSTVAAASALASAGCQIPPEATVPFHDMPSELVGGLGHARFFHTVIDGTPVLVRTREGRPILVTPRANEVTGRGLTVRHQAALMDLYDPDRGRGPVSVRRSAGPTVSTNWNAVSAQVVARLKAAGPRAVLLTGPVSSPAMLSAIAALGASTGLRHIEWAPIDEFDTAWAWNEAFGTPAVGRPRLDKADLILGLGAEFLDRPGAGLEPLFAARRTPDGTGDARMSRFIQLEGRLTLTGANADQRIRARDSHLAAIGAALAHELIVVRGRGPLAGDATVAQALAPFAISTVAVATGLDPVVLRSLADELAQESRRAIVVAGGAASTAAQGPAIELIALALNITIGAFDAGLLEDRPTGRTSGHGAALQALAAEMNGGAIEGLIVAGPNPLYDAPSSLGLSEAFGKVPFVVSLNDRLDETSAAADFLAPASHPFECWGDETLPAGYVAVQQPVIPALHNSRGLLDVLVDWAAALGDLTALAAVAAALPPAAAPAVGTGQRGPSPSPAYHYLRAAWATRLGLAPASPAFELAWTDVLRTGGWQGPVAPAAPRVFRAAALEALPRLAAMTAADTLELQLYPDLAMGDGRPGNNGWLHELPDPITRLTWGGALSLAPRRFDEMGLANGDLIEVNAGHATIVAPAYRHAGMHHDQLALPLGFGRTACGVIGNGIGPNAFPLRQLIDGRVIGAGLPVTIRKAGGHTPLALAQGSDVIDRARRPLVPTTTLSEYQKDARAGTEQTAGGPSAWPAHEYPKARWAMAIDLTKCTGCAKCVIGCQAENNIPVVGPSSMIAGREMSWLRIDRYYDAPLKEGGWDAEVWDGPLEVTEEPKALFEPMLCQHCENAPCETVCPFVATMHSADGLNQQIYNRCVGTRYCANNCPFKVRRFNYWELSKKQESGFFRWLVPQIAANSDLNAREPMQMKNNPEVTVRSRGVMEKCSFCVQRIRAATAEATRNGQPKDHLPEGSVVPACMEACPTRAITFGDINAPDSQVAALAGHPRAMKLLDALGVKPSVSYLTKVRNDQA from the coding sequence ATGAACGAGCACGACATCGCCAGCCCGCAGGAAGGCACCGGCATCGACCGGCGCGAGTTCCTGCGGCTGACCAGCACAGTGGCCGCCGCAAGCGCCCTGGCCAGCGCCGGTTGTCAGATTCCACCGGAAGCCACCGTGCCTTTCCACGACATGCCGTCGGAACTGGTGGGTGGCCTCGGCCATGCGCGTTTCTTCCATACCGTGATCGACGGCACGCCTGTGCTTGTGCGCACGCGTGAGGGCCGGCCCATTCTCGTGACGCCGCGTGCGAACGAAGTCACCGGCCGTGGCCTCACGGTGCGTCATCAGGCCGCCCTCATGGATCTGTATGACCCCGACCGCGGCCGTGGCCCCGTGTCGGTCAGGCGCAGCGCCGGCCCCACGGTCAGCACAAACTGGAACGCGGTCAGCGCGCAGGTCGTGGCACGTCTGAAGGCAGCAGGTCCGCGGGCGGTGCTGCTGACCGGCCCCGTCAGCAGCCCGGCGATGTTGTCGGCCATTGCCGCACTGGGTGCGAGCACCGGGTTGCGTCACATCGAGTGGGCGCCGATCGACGAGTTCGACACGGCGTGGGCGTGGAACGAGGCGTTCGGCACACCAGCGGTCGGCCGCCCTCGACTCGACAAGGCTGATCTGATCCTCGGCCTTGGAGCCGAGTTCCTGGATCGCCCTGGCGCCGGCCTCGAACCACTGTTTGCGGCGCGCCGCACCCCGGACGGGACCGGTGATGCACGCATGAGCCGGTTCATCCAGCTGGAGGGACGGTTGACCCTCACCGGCGCCAACGCCGACCAGCGCATCCGTGCGCGCGACTCACACCTCGCGGCGATCGGTGCGGCGCTGGCGCACGAACTCATCGTGGTGCGCGGACGAGGCCCTCTTGCGGGTGATGCCACGGTGGCACAGGCACTGGCGCCCTTTGCGATCTCAACCGTGGCAGTCGCCACCGGGCTCGATCCAGTTGTGCTCCGGTCGCTGGCAGACGAGTTGGCCCAGGAGTCACGACGAGCGATCGTGGTCGCGGGTGGAGCCGCGAGCACCGCCGCCCAGGGACCAGCCATTGAGCTGATTGCTCTTGCGCTCAACATCACGATTGGCGCCTTTGACGCAGGCCTTCTCGAAGACCGGCCGACAGGCCGCACGTCGGGACATGGCGCCGCGCTGCAGGCCCTTGCCGCGGAGATGAATGGCGGCGCCATCGAAGGGCTCATCGTCGCCGGCCCGAATCCGTTGTATGACGCGCCTTCAAGTCTCGGACTGTCCGAAGCATTCGGCAAAGTGCCGTTTGTGGTTTCGCTCAATGACCGGCTTGATGAAACATCGGCGGCGGCCGACTTTCTGGCTCCCGCAAGTCATCCCTTTGAATGCTGGGGTGACGAGACGTTGCCTGCAGGGTACGTCGCGGTGCAACAGCCGGTGATTCCGGCGCTTCACAATTCACGCGGACTGCTCGACGTGCTGGTGGACTGGGCCGCTGCCCTGGGTGACCTGACCGCTCTCGCGGCTGTCGCCGCGGCCTTGCCCCCTGCCGCTGCCCCGGCTGTCGGCACAGGCCAGCGCGGCCCCAGCCCGAGCCCGGCGTACCACTATCTACGCGCGGCATGGGCCACCCGCCTTGGACTTGCTCCGGCCTCCCCGGCATTTGAACTCGCCTGGACCGACGTCCTTCGAACCGGTGGATGGCAAGGCCCAGTGGCCCCCGCGGCGCCCCGCGTCTTCCGCGCGGCCGCTCTCGAGGCGTTGCCCCGCCTGGCAGCGATGACAGCAGCAGACACGCTGGAACTTCAGCTCTATCCCGATCTGGCCATGGGCGACGGCCGCCCCGGCAACAACGGCTGGCTGCACGAGTTGCCCGACCCGATCACGCGCCTGACCTGGGGTGGCGCCCTGTCGCTCGCTCCGAGGCGCTTTGACGAAATGGGGCTGGCCAATGGCGATCTGATCGAGGTGAATGCCGGCCACGCGACGATCGTGGCGCCGGCATACCGACACGCCGGCATGCACCACGACCAACTCGCACTGCCCCTCGGGTTTGGGCGCACGGCGTGTGGCGTGATCGGTAACGGTATCGGCCCCAACGCATTTCCCTTGCGCCAGCTCATTGATGGACGAGTGATTGGCGCCGGGCTGCCGGTGACCATTCGCAAGGCCGGCGGTCACACGCCTCTCGCCCTCGCGCAGGGCTCCGATGTGATCGATCGGGCCCGCCGCCCGCTGGTGCCCACCACCACGTTGTCCGAGTATCAGAAGGATGCCCGGGCCGGCACCGAACAAACGGCTGGTGGTCCCTCCGCGTGGCCGGCGCACGAATATCCGAAGGCGCGCTGGGCGATGGCCATCGACCTCACCAAGTGCACCGGCTGCGCGAAGTGCGTGATCGGCTGCCAGGCCGAAAACAACATCCCCGTGGTTGGACCGTCGAGCATGATCGCGGGCCGCGAGATGTCGTGGCTGCGCATCGACCGCTACTACGATGCCCCACTCAAAGAAGGCGGCTGGGACGCCGAGGTCTGGGACGGCCCACTCGAAGTGACCGAGGAGCCGAAGGCGCTCTTTGAACCCATGTTGTGCCAGCACTGCGAAAACGCGCCCTGCGAAACGGTCTGCCCGTTTGTGGCGACCATGCACAGTGCCGATGGGCTGAATCAGCAGATCTACAACCGCTGCGTCGGAACGCGGTACTGCGCCAACAACTGCCCGTTCAAGGTGCGCCGGTTCAACTACTGGGAGCTGAGCAAGAAGCAGGAGAGCGGATTCTTCCGGTGGCTGGTGCCCCAGATTGCGGCCAACTCCGATCTGAATGCGCGCGAGCCGATGCAGATGAAGAACAACCCGGAGGTCACGGTGCGCAGCCGCGGCGTCATGGAGAAGTGCTCGTTCTGCGTCCAGCGCATCCGGGCGGCCACGGCCGAGGCGACACGCAACGGGCAACCGAAAGACCATCTGCCAGAGGGTTCAGTGGTGCCCGCCTGCATGGAAGCCTGCCCCACCCGCGCCATCACGTTTGGCGACATCAATGCCCCCGACTCGCAGGTGGCGGCCCTCGCCGGGCACCCACGTGCGATGAAACTGCTCGACGCGCTGGGCGTGAAGCCCTCTGTTTCTTATCTGACGAAGGTGCGCAATGACCAGGCATGA
- the nrfD gene encoding polysulfide reductase NrfD — translation MHAEQFPTRRWWIAFSVALACLSVLVFSLITLFYGGMGILGVNQPVGWGSFIVNFVFWIGIGHAGTLISAVLYLFRQQWRTGINRAAEAMTLFAVACAGIFPVIHLGRAWFAYWLVPYPNARGPLWVNFNSPLAWDIFAISTYGLVSLTFWYLGLLPDLATVRDRATHPWRKKLYNALSFGWTGSNRAWHHYESAYMVLAALATPLVFSVHTIVSFDFATSIMPGWHTTIFPPYFVIGAIFSGFAMVITLMTFMRGYFGMKNYITINHMEAMAKILMLTGMLVGFAYSTEFFMAWYSGSEWEGFVFKNRAFGPYWWAYAIMFTCNAIVPQVFWFKAMRRNTLVLFIVSILVNVGMWFERFVIVVTSLHRDYLPSSWGMYALTFWDYAILLGSFGLFFTLFLLFVRFLPVVAISEVKGVMDPKVARAVRAGGLTR, via the coding sequence ATGCACGCGGAACAGTTTCCAACCCGACGCTGGTGGATTGCCTTCAGTGTGGCGCTGGCGTGCCTCTCGGTGCTGGTCTTCTCGCTGATCACGCTCTTCTACGGTGGCATGGGCATCCTGGGCGTCAATCAGCCGGTCGGCTGGGGCTCGTTCATCGTGAACTTCGTGTTCTGGATCGGCATTGGTCACGCCGGCACGCTGATCTCGGCGGTGTTGTATTTGTTCCGCCAGCAATGGCGCACGGGCATCAACCGCGCCGCCGAAGCCATGACGCTGTTTGCGGTGGCCTGCGCGGGCATCTTTCCAGTCATCCACCTCGGCCGCGCGTGGTTCGCGTACTGGCTCGTGCCGTATCCCAACGCCCGCGGTCCCCTCTGGGTCAACTTCAACTCACCGCTCGCCTGGGACATCTTTGCGATCTCGACCTACGGACTGGTCTCACTCACGTTCTGGTACCTCGGTCTGTTACCCGACCTGGCCACCGTGCGTGACCGCGCCACCCACCCGTGGCGCAAGAAGCTCTATAACGCGCTCAGCTTCGGGTGGACGGGCTCAAACCGCGCGTGGCACCACTACGAATCGGCGTACATGGTGCTGGCCGCGCTCGCCACGCCGCTGGTGTTTTCGGTCCACACCATCGTCTCGTTCGACTTCGCCACGTCGATCATGCCCGGGTGGCACACCACGATCTTCCCGCCCTATTTCGTCATCGGTGCCATCTTCTCCGGCTTCGCGATGGTCATCACGCTCATGACGTTCATGCGCGGCTATTTCGGCATGAAGAACTACATCACCATCAACCACATGGAGGCGATGGCAAAGATCCTCATGCTCACCGGCATGCTGGTCGGCTTCGCGTACTCCACCGAGTTCTTCATGGCCTGGTATTCGGGCAGCGAGTGGGAAGGATTCGTGTTCAAGAACCGGGCCTTTGGCCCCTACTGGTGGGCCTACGCCATCATGTTCACCTGCAACGCGATCGTCCCGCAGGTGTTCTGGTTCAAGGCGATGCGCCGCAACACACTGGTGCTGTTCATCGTGTCCATTCTGGTCAACGTGGGCATGTGGTTCGAACGGTTCGTCATTGTCGTGACCTCCCTGCACCGCGACTATTTGCCCTCGTCGTGGGGCATGTATGCGCTCACGTTCTGGGACTACGCCATTCTGCTGGGGTCCTTCGGGCTCTTCTTCACCCTGTTCCTCCTCTTCGTCCGGTTCCTTCCGGTCGTGGCGATTTCCGAAGTGAAGGGCGTGATGGACCCGAAGGTGGCGCGCGCCGTGCGCGCAGGAGGACTGACGCGATGA
- a CDS encoding DUF3341 domain-containing protein → MTPDASAGVLGDFYEPDDALAAAQKAREAGWTHFDMLTPFPVHGMDDAMGLKRSWIPWATLALAFGGIAFAQGLQNYVMVWDWPMNFGGKPFLSWPAFIPITFEAMVFWAAIGTAIIAVVAGKRTGQLRPPPPLLPTGATVDRFVIWIAATDPKWTHDDPRGFVKSLGADHVRLVDVTGGIRE, encoded by the coding sequence ATGACACCTGATGCCAGCGCCGGAGTGCTCGGCGACTTCTACGAGCCAGATGACGCGTTGGCCGCCGCGCAGAAGGCGCGGGAGGCCGGCTGGACACACTTCGACATGCTCACGCCATTCCCGGTGCACGGGATGGATGACGCGATGGGCCTGAAGCGATCCTGGATTCCGTGGGCGACGCTCGCCCTGGCGTTTGGCGGGATCGCCTTCGCCCAGGGGCTGCAGAACTACGTGATGGTGTGGGACTGGCCGATGAACTTCGGCGGCAAGCCCTTTTTGTCGTGGCCGGCGTTTATCCCCATCACGTTTGAGGCCATGGTGTTCTGGGCCGCCATTGGCACCGCCATCATCGCGGTGGTGGCAGGCAAACGGACGGGCCAGCTGCGGCCGCCACCACCGCTGCTCCCCACCGGTGCGACGGTGGATCGCTTCGTGATTTGGATTGCCGCGACCGATCCCAAATGGACGCACGACGACCCGCGCGGGTTTGTGAAATCCCTGGGCGCGGACCATGTGCGGCTTGTTGATGTCACTGGAGGGATCCGTGAGTAA
- a CDS encoding cytochrome c: MSNRTPALVLGALTLVLAGCDVGLPAGRMPHREGNRLDMVDQSKMKPQRRDPFGGRPTGMLEPQIGTVAVNDTPYPYAQNEADRAGAELVNPLPPTPEVLAHGRFVFENVCITCHGPRGAGDGHVTALFPKPPSLMTQKVRDWPDGQIFHRPMRGQGSMPSHARQIDARDAWSVVHYIRQMQATEPVAPPPATPSTTPASAAPVK, from the coding sequence GTGAGTAACCGTACCCCTGCCCTCGTGCTTGGAGCGCTGACACTGGTGCTGGCCGGCTGCGACGTCGGCCTGCCGGCCGGACGCATGCCGCACCGCGAAGGCAACCGGCTCGACATGGTGGATCAGTCGAAGATGAAGCCCCAGCGCCGCGATCCGTTTGGCGGTCGCCCCACCGGCATGCTCGAACCGCAAATCGGCACAGTGGCGGTGAACGACACGCCGTACCCCTACGCGCAGAATGAGGCGGACCGTGCGGGCGCCGAACTGGTGAATCCACTCCCGCCCACCCCAGAGGTGCTCGCACACGGTCGATTCGTCTTCGAGAACGTCTGCATCACGTGCCACGGTCCACGCGGCGCCGGCGATGGCCACGTCACGGCGCTCTTTCCAAAACCGCCGAGCCTGATGACGCAAAAAGTGCGCGACTGGCCCGACGGCCAGATCTTCCATCGTCCCATGCGGGGCCAGGGGTCGATGCCGAGCCACGCCCGGCAAATCGATGCCCGTGACGCCTGGTCGGTGGTGCACTACATCAGGCAGATGCAGGCCACAGAACCCGTTGCGCCTCCGCCGGCGACGCCTTCGACAACGCCGGCTTCGGCGGCACCAGTCAAGTGA